In one window of Romboutsia hominis DNA:
- a CDS encoding zinc ribbon domain-containing protein, producing MIKCPRCSKEVSSRPGSICPRCGLKVSEVNEKIRCPETSCRALVSKKFEYCPKCGCKLKNYTLTEFIKMARCKIDDKLNEKE from the coding sequence ATGATTAAGTGTCCAAGATGCTCAAAGGAAGTATCATCAAGACCAGGAAGTATATGCCCTAGATGTGGGCTAAAAGTATCAGAAGTAAACGAAAAAATAAGATGCCCAGAAACAAGTTGCAGAGCATTAGTATCTAAAAAGTTTGAATATTGCCCAAAATGTGGCTGTAAGTTAAAAAATTATACTTTAACAGAATTTATAAAAATGGCAAGATGTAAAATAGATGATAAACTAAATGAAAAAGAATAA